The Streptomyces sp. DG1A-41 genomic sequence CGGAGACCGGGCGCGCGCTGTACGACGACCGTTCCCTGGTGCGGATGCACGGCATGCGGCACACGGTCTTCGTGTTCCCCACGACCCTGACCGCCGTCGTGCACGCCTCGACCGGCCTGGCGGTCGCCGCCCGGGAGCGGGCCGCGCTGCTCAAGGACATGGCGGCGGCCGGGGCGCCGGACGCGGCCTGGCTGAAGGAGGTCGAGGAGTCGGCGCTGGCGGCACTCGCCCGGCGTGGGCAGGCCACGGCGGCCGAACTCACCCAGGACGAGCCGCGGCTGCGGGAGCAGTTCGTGTACGCGGCCGGCAAGAGCTACGAGGGCCTGCACACGGTCTCGACCCGGCTGCTGAGAGTGCTGGGCGTCGAGGGGAAGGTCGTACGCGGCCGCCCGCTCGGCTCCTGGACGTCCAGCCAGTTCCGCTGGGCCGTGGCGCCCGAGCACCCCGGACTGGACCCGGCGCAGGCGCAGGCGGAGCTGCTGAGACGGTGGCTCGCCGCGTGCGGTCCGGCGACCGAGGCCGATCTGAAGTGGTGGACGGGGTGGCGGGTGACAGAGGTCCGCCGGGCGTTGTCCGCGACCGGAGCGCAGCCGGTGTCGCTGGACGAGGGCACGGGATACGTGACCCACGGCGACGTCGACGAGGTGGCCACGCCCGGCGAGCCCTGGGCCGCGCTGCTGCCCGCCCTCGACCCGACGGCGATGGGGTGGCAGCAGCGCGACTGGTTTCTCGCGTCGGAGCTGCGGCCCCGGCTGTTCGACCGCAGCGGGAACGTCGGGCCGACGGTGTGGTGGAACGGACACGTGGTCGGCGGGTGGGCCCAGCGGCCCGACGGTGAGATCGTCTGGCGGATCCTCGACGAGGAGGGGGTGGGCC encodes the following:
- a CDS encoding winged helix DNA-binding domain-containing protein gives rise to the protein MGGAQRYIGVAERRTRLALRQRLAGRARAGTPEEVAGSLVALHGTDPATVYLAVGARLADPAKTVAETGRALYDDRSLVRMHGMRHTVFVFPTTLTAVVHASTGLAVAARERAALLKDMAAAGAPDAAWLKEVEESALAALARRGQATAAELTQDEPRLREQFVYAAGKSYEGLHTVSTRLLRVLGVEGKVVRGRPLGSWTSSQFRWAVAPEHPGLDPAQAQAELLRRWLAACGPATEADLKWWTGWRVTEVRRALSATGAQPVSLDEGTGYVTHGDVDEVATPGEPWAALLPALDPTAMGWQQRDWFLASELRPRLFDRSGNVGPTVWWNGHVVGGWAQRPDGEIVWRILDEEGVGREALAAIEREAERLSGWVGTTRITPRFRTPLEKELA